Proteins encoded in a region of the Pedosphaera parvula Ellin514 genome:
- a CDS encoding phosphoglycerate kinase encodes MAKLTVKDLNVRGKRVLMRVDYNVPMEEKNGEMVINDATRIEETLPTLEYLIGQGAKIVLMAHLGRPKGTKEPTMSLRPVAKKLADLLGRPVAFVDDCIGEKAEKTANALQPGDVLVVENVRYYNEEEANDPVFAEKLAKLGDVYVNDAFGAAHRAHASTEGVARVITKRGGQAAAGLLMERELKFLGEELEKPARPFVVILGGAKVSDKIKVIDNLLDKADTILIGGAMTYTFRLALGKKVGKSLVEADKVDVAKAALDKAKAKGVQFLLPVDNTVATPVMTDKLNKKGKPIIDLTNPRTNSGLDIPDNEEGVDIGPETIKQYSDVISKAKTILWNGPMGIFEDPRFAEGSFAVGRAVAEATGKNGAKSIIGGGDSVKAVKKAKLGDKVTFMSTGGGASLEFLEGTVLPGVAVLNDK; translated from the coding sequence ATGGCTAAACTGACGGTAAAAGATCTGAATGTTCGTGGCAAACGCGTTTTGATGCGCGTGGATTATAACGTCCCGATGGAAGAAAAGAACGGGGAAATGGTGATCAACGATGCGACGCGTATCGAGGAGACCCTGCCGACGTTGGAATATTTGATTGGTCAAGGGGCGAAAATTGTTTTGATGGCGCATCTGGGGCGTCCGAAGGGGACGAAGGAGCCGACGATGAGCTTGCGTCCGGTGGCGAAGAAGCTGGCGGATTTGTTGGGTCGCCCCGTGGCGTTTGTGGATGATTGCATTGGCGAGAAGGCCGAAAAAACGGCGAATGCCCTGCAACCAGGGGATGTTTTGGTGGTGGAGAACGTTCGCTATTACAACGAGGAAGAGGCGAATGATCCGGTGTTTGCAGAGAAATTGGCAAAGCTGGGCGATGTGTATGTGAACGATGCATTCGGCGCGGCGCATCGTGCTCATGCCTCGACGGAAGGTGTGGCCCGGGTGATTACGAAGCGGGGCGGGCAGGCGGCTGCGGGCCTGCTGATGGAGCGGGAATTGAAATTTTTGGGCGAAGAATTGGAAAAGCCAGCGCGGCCATTCGTGGTGATTTTGGGCGGGGCGAAGGTGTCGGACAAGATCAAGGTGATCGACAACCTGCTGGACAAAGCGGATACGATTTTGATTGGCGGGGCGATGACTTATACTTTCCGCCTGGCATTGGGCAAGAAGGTTGGGAAATCGTTGGTGGAGGCGGATAAGGTGGATGTGGCGAAGGCAGCCTTGGACAAGGCCAAAGCCAAGGGTGTGCAATTCCTTCTGCCGGTGGATAATACCGTTGCGACGCCGGTGATGACCGATAAGTTGAACAAGAAGGGCAAGCCGATCATTGATTTGACGAATCCGCGTACGAACAGCGGTTTGGACATTCCGGATAACGAAGAAGGTGTGGATATCGGGCCGGAAACCATCAAGCAATACAGTGATGTGATTTCGAAGGCCAAGACCATCTTGTGGAATGGGCCGATGGGGATTTTTGAAGACCCACGATTTGCCGAAGGATCGTTTGCAGTGGGTCGCGCAGTGGCCGAAGCAACCGGGAAAAATGGTGCAAAGAGCATCATTGGGGGCGGCGATAGCGTTAAAGCTGTCAAAAAAGCCAAGTTGGGCGATAAGGTGACTTTTATGAGTACTGGTGGTGGAGCGAGTTTGGAGTTCCTGGAAGGAACAGTTTTGCCGGGTGTGGCAGTGTTGAATGACAAGTAA
- the tpiA gene encoding triose-phosphate isomerase → MDKERKLIIAGNWKMNKTVAEALDLVSDLKMELASIKEVDIVVCPPFTALCEVSKVILHSNIRLGAQNMNEHQSGAYTGEIAAGMLKEFSVRYVILGHSERRQYQKESDALISKKALAAHAASIKPIVCVGELLAEREGGLMEKVLDTQVRGSLAGLTKQQMEETVIAYEPVWAIGTGKTATSAQAQEAHAFIRKLLVSLYDEATARRVRIQYGGSVKASNARELMSQPDVDGALVGGASLEVRSFGDIIKNSI, encoded by the coding sequence ATGGATAAAGAACGCAAGCTGATCATCGCGGGCAACTGGAAGATGAACAAGACGGTTGCCGAGGCGCTGGATTTGGTCAGCGACCTGAAAATGGAGTTGGCCAGCATCAAAGAGGTGGATATCGTGGTGTGTCCGCCATTTACGGCGTTGTGCGAGGTTTCGAAAGTGATTTTGCATTCGAACATTCGCCTGGGCGCGCAGAACATGAACGAGCATCAGTCCGGGGCTTATACGGGTGAGATTGCGGCGGGGATGCTCAAGGAATTTTCGGTGCGTTATGTTATTTTAGGTCATTCGGAGCGGCGGCAGTATCAGAAGGAGTCGGATGCGTTGATTTCGAAGAAGGCTTTGGCGGCGCATGCGGCATCGATCAAGCCGATCGTGTGCGTGGGTGAGTTGCTGGCGGAGCGTGAAGGTGGATTGATGGAAAAGGTTTTGGACACGCAGGTTCGCGGCAGCCTGGCGGGCTTGACCAAGCAGCAGATGGAAGAGACGGTGATTGCTTACGAACCGGTTTGGGCGATTGGCACCGGAAAGACGGCCACTTCTGCACAGGCACAGGAAGCGCACGCGTTTATTCGCAAGTTGCTGGTGAGCCTGTATGATGAGGCGACGGCGCGGCGGGTGCGGATTCAGTATGGCGGCAGCGTGAAGGCCTCGAATGCGCGGGAGTTGATGAGCCAGCCGGATGTGGATGGCGCGTTGGTGGGTGGTGCGAGCCTGGAAGTGAGAAGTTTTGGTGACATTATTAAAAATTCAATATAG
- the secG gene encoding preprotein translocase subunit SecG: MGFLSVILSIILVIDCLFLILLVLVQLPKKEAGAGMAFGGGTADALFGAGSGTALTKLTKYAAGVFFLGAFFLSIVNSHARKQSDLEFRKQVEKAGASAPAAVPATAPTVSSNAPIPLTITSNSVSTTPVAPKVGSNAPAK; this comes from the coding sequence ATGGGATTCCTAAGCGTTATTTTAAGCATTATTTTGGTCATTGATTGTTTGTTCCTGATCCTGCTGGTTTTGGTGCAGTTGCCAAAGAAGGAAGCGGGAGCGGGCATGGCTTTCGGTGGCGGCACGGCAGATGCGCTGTTCGGCGCGGGTTCCGGCACGGCTTTGACCAAGCTGACCAAGTATGCGGCGGGTGTTTTCTTCCTGGGAGCGTTTTTCCTCTCGATTGTGAATTCGCATGCTCGCAAGCAAAGTGATTTGGAGTTCCGCAAGCAAGTTGAGAAAGCGGGCGCGAGCGCTCCAGCGGCAGTGCCTGCGACTGCGCCAACGGTTAGCAGTAATGCGCCGATTCCTTTGACGATTACAAGCAATTCAGTTTCGACGACTCCGGTTGCCCCGAAAGTCGGTAGTAACGCCCCGGCCAAATAA
- a CDS encoding peptide ABC transporter substrate-binding protein produces MNFETSATKKTLGALRPFYWKGVSQLVSVVLLVLCSLVVFTGCVRHEPRADIVIVNGIEPESLDPAIITGVAEMRIVSSLFEGLTRLDPVTAEPIPGLAEKWEISPDGRIYTFHMRTNLQWSTGEPITTDDVVYSWLRALDPNTASDYAGQLFYLVNGEAYTSGKIKDTSKVGVHALDRYTLRVELNNPTAFFLDLCAFPTLAVVPRQCIEKYGDRWLMARPLPVSGAYTLEAWRINDKIRVRKNPRYWDAANTKTDLVDFLPIGSPTTALNLYETGGTDIVWDKDLVPVELLDVLLKRPDFHVAPILGTYFIRFNVNKKPFNDVRVRQALALSLNKERITKKLTKAGEEPAENYTPPGTARYHAPKGLGYDPEKARKLLAEAGFPGGKGFPRFEYMFNASAGGAAKIHAKIAVEIQQMWRDELGIEMELRQVEWKVYLANQSKIAFDTCRASWIGDYNDADTFLNMFMTRER; encoded by the coding sequence ATGAATTTCGAGACAAGCGCCACCAAAAAAACATTGGGGGCGCTTCGTCCTTTTTATTGGAAAGGTGTGAGCCAGTTGGTGAGCGTGGTTCTGCTGGTTCTTTGTTCCCTGGTGGTTTTCACTGGCTGTGTCCGGCATGAGCCGCGCGCGGATATTGTCATCGTAAATGGGATTGAACCGGAATCGCTGGACCCGGCGATTATCACAGGCGTCGCAGAAATGCGGATTGTCTCGTCGTTGTTCGAGGGGTTGACGCGGTTGGATCCGGTGACTGCCGAGCCGATTCCCGGGTTGGCAGAAAAATGGGAGATTTCACCCGATGGACGTATCTATACGTTTCATATGCGGACAAACCTGCAATGGTCCACGGGCGAGCCGATCACGACGGACGATGTAGTTTATTCGTGGTTAAGGGCATTGGATCCGAACACGGCCAGTGATTATGCGGGGCAGCTGTTTTATCTGGTAAATGGCGAGGCGTATACCAGCGGTAAAATAAAGGATACTTCCAAAGTCGGAGTGCATGCGCTGGATCGATACACCCTGCGCGTTGAACTTAATAATCCCACGGCATTCTTTCTGGATCTATGCGCGTTTCCGACCCTCGCGGTGGTTCCCAGGCAATGCATTGAAAAGTATGGTGACCGGTGGTTGATGGCCCGGCCATTGCCAGTGAGTGGGGCATATACTTTGGAGGCGTGGCGCATCAACGATAAAATTCGTGTGCGAAAAAATCCGCGCTATTGGGATGCTGCGAATACAAAGACTGACCTGGTTGACTTTCTGCCGATTGGTTCGCCAACCACGGCGTTGAATCTTTATGAAACCGGTGGCACGGACATTGTGTGGGACAAGGATTTGGTGCCGGTGGAATTGTTGGATGTGCTGCTTAAGCGGCCGGATTTTCATGTAGCGCCAATCCTGGGCACATATTTTATTCGTTTTAATGTAAATAAAAAGCCGTTCAATGACGTGCGCGTGCGCCAGGCATTGGCCCTGTCTCTTAACAAGGAACGGATTACAAAAAAACTTACCAAGGCGGGAGAGGAACCGGCGGAGAATTATACTCCTCCAGGCACTGCCCGCTATCACGCTCCCAAAGGCTTGGGGTACGATCCGGAGAAGGCGCGGAAGCTCTTGGCGGAAGCTGGTTTTCCGGGCGGCAAGGGATTCCCGCGTTTTGAATATATGTTCAATGCTTCTGCAGGTGGTGCAGCAAAGATACATGCGAAGATTGCGGTGGAGATTCAACAGATGTGGCGTGATGAGCTGGGCATAGAGATGGAGCTGCGCCAGGTCGAATGGAAGGTGTATCTGGCGAATCAATCCAAAATCGCTTTCGATACCTGTCGTGCGAGCTGGATTGGCGACTACAACGACGCGGATACGTTCCTGAATATGTTCATGACCCGGGAACGGTAA
- a CDS encoding ABC transporter permease, producing the protein MIPLLLVVSLLAFGLLHLVPGGPFDRERKPATPEVERNIARKFHTDESLWRQYLRYLGVGYDKDEKGNVHWFEGGLIRGDLGPSLIYRNHSVNDIIAQGLPVSLPLGFMAFGFALGLGVPLGFLTAVKRGKWEDYAGSFLAILAICIPGVVMGPVLVVVFAIHYHWFPVALWESSWHAVLPMIALGIYYSGRIARLMREGMLNVMQSEFITAARAKGMSETTLLLKHAVRIAILPVVSYAGPMLADLLTGSFVIENIFQIPGLGTPFVNSFLNRDYTVQMGLVILYAALLLTLNLLVDLAYLALDRRVKYE; encoded by the coding sequence ATGATACCTTTGCTGCTGGTGGTGAGCCTGCTTGCATTTGGTTTGCTGCATCTGGTTCCTGGCGGGCCTTTTGATCGTGAGCGGAAGCCGGCCACGCCTGAAGTGGAGCGGAATATTGCGAGAAAATTTCACACGGATGAGTCCTTGTGGAGGCAGTATCTTCGCTATTTGGGAGTGGGTTATGATAAGGATGAAAAAGGAAATGTTCACTGGTTCGAAGGTGGTTTGATTCGAGGCGATCTCGGGCCTTCGTTGATTTACCGGAATCATTCGGTAAACGACATCATAGCACAGGGGTTGCCGGTATCACTGCCGTTGGGTTTCATGGCCTTTGGGTTTGCACTTGGCCTCGGTGTTCCGCTGGGTTTTCTGACCGCTGTGAAGCGGGGGAAATGGGAGGATTATGCCGGAAGTTTTCTGGCGATTCTGGCGATTTGTATTCCGGGAGTTGTCATGGGACCGGTTCTAGTGGTGGTTTTTGCAATCCATTACCATTGGTTCCCGGTGGCACTGTGGGAATCGTCATGGCATGCCGTGCTTCCGATGATTGCGCTCGGGATTTATTATTCAGGCCGCATAGCTCGATTGATGCGGGAAGGAATGTTGAATGTAATGCAGTCCGAGTTCATCACCGCAGCCAGGGCGAAGGGGATGAGCGAGACCACGCTGTTGCTCAAGCACGCGGTACGGATCGCGATTCTGCCGGTGGTTTCCTATGCCGGACCGATGCTGGCAGATTTGCTAACCGGGTCGTTTGTGATCGAAAATATTTTTCAGATTCCCGGGTTGGGCACGCCTTTCGTGAACAGTTTTTTGAACCGTGATTACACCGTGCAGATGGGGTTGGTAATTCTTTACGCTGCGTTACTGCTGACGCTTAATCTTTTGGTGGATCTGGCCTATCTGGCACTCGATCGGAGGGTGAAATATGAGTGA
- a CDS encoding ABC transporter permease: MSEPLISPEPKPAATLPGSTGASLTPEPKLNNNPQVHLSPNQKAWRRFKRNRPAVIGAWFLIILVIVVIAWPMVLKVASKSGPRGLAFAVQFDPDKLTDSSFDPPSAQHWFGTDVHGRDLVSRILYGAQVSLLVGGFGALISLIIGVLWGAIAGYLGGRWDNFMMRVVDILYSLPSIIFVIVLITAFEGRIRTFFFDHLAGSNPELANNLVKFTRLFLLIIGLGAVSWLNMARIVRGQVLVLRSRSFVEASKTLGARNRHILRHHILPNVFGVVIVYLTLTVPAIVLYESFLSFLGLGIQPPMASWGSLIAEGADQINTIRVYWWLLAYPGTILIFTLLALNFLGDGLRDAWDVRGDDK, encoded by the coding sequence ATGAGTGAGCCGCTGATCAGCCCGGAACCCAAGCCCGCGGCAACATTGCCGGGCAGCACGGGAGCATCTTTGACTCCAGAACCGAAGTTGAACAACAATCCGCAGGTTCATCTCAGCCCGAACCAAAAGGCCTGGCGGCGGTTCAAACGTAATCGTCCCGCAGTGATTGGAGCCTGGTTCCTGATTATTCTGGTGATAGTGGTGATCGCCTGGCCGATGGTGCTGAAAGTCGCCAGCAAGTCGGGGCCGAGGGGTTTGGCGTTTGCGGTGCAGTTTGATCCGGACAAGCTTACCGATTCCTCCTTTGATCCGCCCAGTGCGCAGCATTGGTTCGGCACAGATGTGCATGGAAGAGATTTGGTGTCGCGCATTCTTTACGGGGCGCAAGTTTCGTTGCTGGTTGGCGGCTTTGGGGCGCTGATCAGTCTTATTATTGGCGTGTTGTGGGGAGCCATTGCGGGTTATCTTGGTGGACGCTGGGATAATTTCATGATGCGCGTGGTGGATATCCTTTATTCCCTGCCTTCGATCATTTTCGTCATCGTGCTAATAACCGCTTTTGAAGGCAGAATCAGAACTTTTTTCTTTGATCACCTTGCCGGCAGCAACCCTGAACTTGCCAATAATCTGGTGAAATTCACCAGACTATTTTTGTTAATCATCGGATTGGGCGCCGTTTCATGGTTGAACATGGCGCGAATTGTTCGTGGCCAGGTGCTGGTTCTTCGCAGTCGTTCCTTCGTGGAGGCGAGCAAGACGTTGGGTGCGCGGAACCGGCATATTCTCCGGCATCACATTTTGCCAAATGTTTTTGGAGTGGTGATCGTATATCTTACTTTAACTGTGCCTGCGATTGTCTTGTATGAATCGTTTCTAAGTTTTCTTGGGTTGGGCATTCAGCCGCCCATGGCCAGTTGGGGTTCCCTCATTGCGGAAGGGGCTGATCAGATCAACACCATCCGGGTTTATTGGTGGTTGCTGGCGTATCCGGGCACGATTTTGATTTTTACCCTGCTCGCGCTCAACTTCTTAGGTGACGGGTTGCGGGATGCGTGGGATGTGCGAGGCGACGATAAATAA
- the gap gene encoding type I glyceraldehyde-3-phosphate dehydrogenase — protein MAVKVAINGFGRIGRLVFRAIAEQGLLGKEVQVVAVGDIVPADNLAYLLKYDSTQGRFKGQVGSKKSSPDKAEDDVLVVNGNDIFVVSAKDPSGLPWKQLGVDIVIESTGLFTEAEKAKGHITAGAKKVIISAPAKGEDITLVMGVNQDKYDPAKHNIISNASCTTNCLAPLVHVLLKEGFGIEEGLMTTVHAYTATQKTVDGPSKKDWKGGRSAAINIIPSSTGAAKAVGLVCPEVKGKLTGMSFRVPTPTVSVVDLTFKTVKDTSYAEIAAAMKKASETYLKGILEYTEDEVVSSDFIHSTSSSIFDNGSGIELNKRFFKLVSWYDNEWGYSNRVGDLLKYIIQKGL, from the coding sequence ATGGCAGTTAAAGTTGCAATTAACGGGTTCGGTCGCATTGGTCGCCTTGTGTTTCGCGCCATCGCCGAACAGGGTTTGTTGGGCAAGGAAGTTCAGGTAGTCGCCGTCGGTGACATTGTCCCGGCCGACAATCTGGCATATTTGCTTAAGTACGATTCCACCCAAGGTCGGTTCAAGGGCCAGGTTGGCTCCAAGAAATCCTCCCCTGACAAAGCGGAAGACGATGTGCTCGTGGTCAATGGCAACGATATTTTTGTGGTCAGCGCCAAGGATCCTTCCGGACTTCCCTGGAAGCAACTTGGAGTGGATATTGTCATTGAATCCACCGGCTTGTTTACCGAGGCCGAAAAGGCCAAGGGTCACATCACCGCCGGCGCCAAGAAGGTCATTATCAGCGCACCGGCCAAGGGTGAAGACATCACCCTCGTGATGGGTGTGAACCAGGACAAATATGATCCGGCCAAGCACAACATCATTTCAAATGCCTCCTGCACTACGAACTGTCTTGCTCCCCTGGTGCACGTGTTGCTGAAGGAAGGTTTTGGCATCGAGGAAGGTTTGATGACCACGGTGCATGCCTATACGGCGACCCAGAAGACCGTTGATGGTCCCAGCAAGAAGGATTGGAAGGGTGGACGCAGTGCGGCCATCAACATCATTCCTTCCAGCACCGGCGCTGCGAAAGCAGTCGGGCTGGTTTGTCCTGAAGTAAAGGGCAAGCTGACCGGCATGTCTTTCCGCGTTCCAACGCCAACCGTTTCGGTGGTGGACCTTACTTTCAAGACCGTGAAGGATACGAGCTATGCTGAAATCGCCGCGGCGATGAAGAAGGCAAGTGAAACCTATCTCAAAGGCATCCTCGAATATACCGAGGACGAAGTGGTGAGCAGCGACTTCATTCACAGCACTTCCTCCTCCATTTTCGACAATGGTTCGGGCATTGAATTGAATAAGCGCTTCTTCAAGCTCGTGAGCTGGTATGACAATGAGTGGGGCTACAGCAACCGAGTGGGTGACTTGCTGAAGTACATCATCCAGAAGGGGTTGTAA
- a CDS encoding carboxy terminal-processing peptidase, which produces MRILLILLCLEFAAPLFGAESQIQLKTSDQPAQTNENLKPLIPVKLAPQPNDGWIADLTARMLEQLHFLHQPLDQKISSKFLDRYIDTLDPQHIHFLQSDIADFEKYRTVLGELTRKQHDTSPAYVIFNRFMQRLDERVAYANGLLKNDQFDFTGSDRVLLVRKEQPFPKDMTEAKQFWRDRVRYEYLQEKLNKEGREEIGKLVASRPTPVAAALTWTDFHKDIVDIISHRYSRIQRTFRDWDGDEVLQAYLTALAHVYDPHSDYFDKSQLENFSIGMSLSLYGIGAVLTSEDGYCKIKELNPSGPAFKSKKFKANDRIVAVAQGTNELVDVVDMPLTKVVEMIRGPKGTDVRLTVIPADATDTSTRTTISLTRDEIKLEDQQAKAKIIEVPGDKGQTLHLGVIDLPSFYASFPLVGHERAPVKSTTVDVAKLLAKLKEQKVDGVILDLRRNGGGSLEEAINLTGLFIKEGPVVQVSDPDGKVQVDEDTDPSVAYDGPLIVLTSRFSASASEILAGALQDYGRALIVGDSSTHGKGTVQSLNQLAPFMFGHLPNLSTNDPGALGALKLTTRKFYRASGSSTQLKGVIPDIVLPSINDYLEVGESSLENPLPWDTISTAKFDKVNRVQPYLSELSKRSVNRVASEKDFAYVREDIEQVKKIMAEKSASLNEAQRLKEKEESDVRQKIRDRERKARKLVDQKAFDVTLTNGTPVVTAAKSSATNLAATAKHTANAVTLDTKQGQVNATNSLAQANLPDANKSGSGDHSEISPAALAQGIATGEGDTEDFADPDKAPAVDAHLEEAEHILVDYIALMGKIPALTVNH; this is translated from the coding sequence GTGAGAATTTTACTTATTCTACTCTGTTTGGAATTTGCCGCCCCCTTGTTTGGGGCCGAATCTCAAATCCAACTCAAGACCTCGGACCAACCGGCTCAGACTAATGAAAATCTGAAGCCACTCATACCGGTCAAATTGGCACCCCAACCTAATGATGGGTGGATCGCCGACCTGACTGCCCGCATGCTGGAGCAATTGCATTTCCTCCATCAGCCTTTGGACCAAAAAATTTCCAGCAAGTTCCTGGATCGCTACATCGATACTCTCGATCCGCAGCACATCCATTTTCTGCAGTCCGATATCGCTGATTTTGAGAAATACCGCACCGTCCTGGGCGAACTGACTCGCAAGCAGCACGATACCTCCCCCGCTTACGTAATTTTCAATCGCTTTATGCAGCGACTCGATGAGCGGGTGGCCTATGCCAACGGATTGCTGAAGAACGATCAATTCGATTTTACCGGCAGTGACCGCGTTTTGTTGGTTCGCAAGGAACAGCCTTTTCCCAAGGATATGACTGAAGCCAAACAATTTTGGCGGGACCGGGTGCGCTATGAATACCTGCAGGAAAAACTCAATAAGGAAGGTCGCGAGGAAATCGGGAAGCTGGTGGCCAGCCGCCCAACACCCGTTGCAGCTGCCCTTACCTGGACTGATTTCCATAAGGATATCGTCGATATTATTTCCCATCGTTACAGCCGGATTCAGCGCACATTCCGTGATTGGGATGGTGATGAGGTTCTACAGGCTTATTTGACTGCACTGGCGCATGTCTATGATCCTCACTCGGATTACTTCGATAAATCCCAATTGGAAAACTTTTCCATTGGCATGAGTCTTTCCCTTTACGGAATCGGAGCGGTGCTTACCTCTGAAGATGGATACTGCAAAATCAAGGAGTTGAACCCGTCCGGCCCGGCTTTCAAGAGCAAGAAATTTAAGGCCAATGACCGTATTGTGGCTGTTGCGCAAGGCACCAACGAACTGGTCGACGTGGTGGATATGCCCCTGACCAAGGTGGTTGAAATGATCCGCGGTCCAAAAGGAACCGATGTGCGCCTGACGGTCATACCAGCCGATGCCACTGATACTTCCACACGAACCACCATCAGTCTGACGCGTGATGAGATTAAATTGGAAGATCAACAAGCCAAGGCCAAGATAATCGAGGTTCCCGGCGACAAAGGCCAAACTCTCCACCTGGGAGTCATTGATCTGCCTTCGTTTTATGCCAGTTTCCCCTTGGTGGGCCATGAGCGAGCACCTGTCAAAAGCACCACTGTTGACGTCGCGAAACTGCTGGCCAAATTAAAGGAACAAAAAGTGGATGGTGTCATTCTTGATTTGCGCCGCAATGGTGGCGGCTCTCTTGAAGAGGCCATCAATCTTACCGGGCTCTTCATCAAGGAAGGTCCAGTCGTTCAGGTGAGCGATCCCGATGGCAAGGTGCAGGTGGACGAAGACACAGATCCCTCCGTCGCTTATGATGGCCCGCTGATTGTTTTGACCAGCCGCTTCAGTGCTTCGGCTTCGGAAATTCTGGCTGGAGCATTGCAGGATTATGGACGCGCACTCATCGTGGGCGACTCATCCACTCACGGCAAAGGTACCGTCCAGAGCCTCAACCAATTGGCTCCTTTCATGTTCGGACATTTGCCGAATCTCTCGACGAATGATCCAGGTGCTCTGGGTGCGTTGAAGCTGACCACCCGCAAATTCTACCGTGCAAGTGGCTCCTCCACCCAGTTGAAGGGAGTCATTCCTGACATTGTTTTGCCATCAATCAACGATTATCTGGAAGTCGGAGAATCATCCCTCGAGAACCCGCTTCCTTGGGACACGATTTCCACTGCCAAGTTCGATAAAGTGAATCGCGTTCAGCCTTACCTTTCCGAACTGTCCAAACGCTCAGTGAACCGCGTGGCTTCCGAAAAGGATTTCGCCTACGTCCGGGAGGATATTGAACAGGTGAAGAAAATCATGGCTGAGAAATCCGCCTCTTTGAATGAAGCACAACGTCTTAAAGAAAAGGAAGAGTCAGACGTTCGCCAAAAAATTCGTGACCGGGAACGCAAGGCGCGGAAACTGGTGGATCAAAAGGCGTTTGATGTAACCTTGACCAATGGCACACCCGTGGTAACTGCTGCCAAATCATCAGCCACCAATCTGGCCGCCACCGCCAAACACACCGCAAACGCGGTTACGTTGGATACTAAACAAGGCCAGGTTAATGCGACCAATAGTTTGGCCCAGGCAAACCTTCCTGACGCAAACAAGTCTGGTTCCGGTGATCATTCTGAAATCAGTCCTGCAGCACTGGCCCAAGGCATTGCCACAGGTGAAGGAGATACCGAAGACTTCGCAGATCCAGACAAGGCTCCTGCGGTTGATGCCCATCTTGAGGAAGCGGAACATATTCTGGTGGATTACATAGCTCTGATGGGCAAAATACCCGCCCTCACCGTGAATCACTAA
- a CDS encoding FKBP-type peptidyl-prolyl cis-trans isomerase, whose amino-acid sequence MKIQLLAMLGVGLLTCAVHAEDQKASDKKAAFKDDKEKVSYAIGLSTGGNIKRNDLEVDVDAVVRGLKDGIAGQGLLSETEMREVFGNLNQQMRAKAEEKRKAEAEKNKKAGADFLAANKTKPGVITLPSGLQYKVITEGKGESPKSDDIVTVNYRGTLIDGTEFDSSYARNQPSSTPANHVIKGWTEALQLMKPGSKWQLFIPADLAYGDTPKPPKIQAGSTLIFEVELLSFKKPEAPAPSQPLTSDIIKVPSAEELKKGAKIETIKPEDIEKEKAKEKANQK is encoded by the coding sequence ATGAAAATACAACTTTTAGCAATGTTAGGGGTTGGTCTTCTGACGTGTGCTGTTCACGCCGAAGACCAGAAGGCCAGCGACAAAAAGGCGGCCTTCAAGGATGACAAGGAAAAGGTGAGCTATGCCATTGGGCTGAGCACCGGCGGCAATATCAAACGGAATGACCTTGAAGTAGATGTGGATGCGGTTGTAAGGGGGTTAAAAGATGGCATTGCGGGCCAAGGCCTTCTGAGTGAAACCGAGATGCGTGAGGTTTTCGGCAACTTGAACCAACAGATGCGTGCGAAAGCCGAAGAAAAGCGCAAGGCCGAAGCTGAAAAGAACAAAAAGGCTGGCGCTGACTTTTTAGCTGCCAACAAAACCAAACCCGGAGTGATTACCCTTCCCAGCGGATTGCAGTATAAGGTTATTACCGAAGGCAAAGGCGAATCTCCGAAGAGCGATGACATAGTCACGGTCAACTATCGCGGTACCTTGATCGATGGCACTGAGTTTGACAGCTCCTATGCGAGAAATCAGCCATCCAGCACGCCGGCGAACCACGTCATCAAAGGCTGGACTGAGGCGCTGCAGTTGATGAAGCCAGGTTCCAAGTGGCAATTGTTCATTCCTGCTGATCTTGCTTACGGTGATACGCCCAAACCACCAAAAATCCAGGCTGGTTCGACCTTGATTTTTGAAGTTGAGTTGCTCTCTTTCAAAAAGCCCGAGGCGCCAGCTCCCAGCCAGCCTCTGACGAGTGATATCATCAAGGTGCCTTCGGCTGAAGAGTTGAAGAAGGGCGCCAAGATCGAAACGATCAAGCCTGAAGATATCGAGAAGGAAAAGGCGAAGGAAAAAGCCAACCAAAAGTAA